Below is a genomic region from Rosa chinensis cultivar Old Blush chromosome 5, RchiOBHm-V2, whole genome shotgun sequence.
GACTAGTTACGTTGCCAGATTCCGAATCAAGACCGTTAATTACGTGATCCTGATTCATCAGTGACAGTATAACATGCAGCATATATGTCAAGAGATTATCATACTCTAGAGATCGAGTAGCTATTGAACTTACATCGTGAACAGCTTTGCGGAGGAATTTGACCTGTTCTTTAGAGACAGTCCTCACCTGATGAGTTAAAACGAGATTCAGATCCAGTTTTCTCGATCACTAAAAACTATAGAAACAAGTGGAAAGTGTAGGAAACTAAACCTCTCCAACAAGGGTCCATAGGACATCTTGTGTGCAAGGAGGAGTTGTAAGAGAGCCTATATATCTGTAGTACTTCGTACTGACAATTTTTATTTGCTTTGGATCAACCATACCAATCACTTTCTCTTCGTTAATGCTATCAGATAAGTCTTCCAAGTGGTCCATCATCTGAGCAGAAACAGAATCGATCAAGCACAACAAGCATAAGAGAGAGTGATAAAACTAAATGCAATAATGGAGTCACATGCAGGTCGGATCATGAATGTAAGAATTTTATGATTACCTGTGTCAAAAATGGGTCTGGTTTTCCAATCTTATACAGGATTCCGATAACAGCGATGCTTGCATTTGGACTGTCATGAACCAGATGCAACTCTAAATCAAACTGCTTGCCATTGATGGTGTGTTCAGAAGGTGAGTGCCAGTGGCATTGTCTGGCTGTATACTGAGTTCCATTGATTGGAATGTATCCTGCATCAGCTTGCCATTTCAACTGCATCCACAAATTATAGAGATAGAATTAGAATTAGATTGCACCAAATCCAACTTCAAgtgctccctctctctctcgtttttcTCTTACCATCATATCATGGCCTCTATTCTTAAGAGTGGCATTGCAAGCCCTGTAGCTATCCTGAAGTGTCCCTAAATCTGAGACTACATCAACTCTGGCATCTAACAGATCGATCGGAGACTGCAACGATCCATTGTTACACATGCTCCATTCGTGGCGTATCTTTCCCCATCTAGCTGGCCCCTTCTCACTGTCGTCGTCATAACTAAACTCCATCTGATCCTCTGCACCATCAACAATAAGAAACATGTAAATGTATGGTTAGATCTAATTAAGGGCATGAGGTATTTGGAAGTACTAATTAAGGAATATCTAAAGTACGTGACAAATCCAGTTTCAAATCCCACCATAAATTAATAAATCTCATTTTTAGTATATGAGATTATAACATCTTAACCTCAAAGCTAACCTCC
It encodes:
- the LOC112165865 gene encoding alpha carbonic anhydrase 7; amino-acid sequence: MLKLPSLLVLVCSIVLVLHSYQATSHDEHDEVEDQMEFSYDDDSEKGPARWGKIRHEWSMCNNGSLQSPIDLLDARVDVVSDLGTLQDSYRACNATLKNRGHDMMLKWQADAGYIPINGTQYTARQCHWHSPSEHTINGKQFDLELHLVHDSPNASIAVIGILYKIGKPDPFLTQMMDHLEDLSDSINEEKVIGMVDPKQIKIVSTKYYRYIGSLTTPPCTQDVLWTLVGEVRTVSKEQVKFLRKAVHDESETNARPVQPINRRSVKLYKPSTQDQN